A stretch of the Malus sylvestris chromosome 10, drMalSylv7.2, whole genome shotgun sequence genome encodes the following:
- the LOC126585279 gene encoding uncharacterized protein LOC126585279: MMLACEKSAYDEATKGKKDASGLYDKPFPHYHSLGEIYAKDRAMGANAGNADDDEEEVRLEDANVNQHEGEDESGNDFDTSFSVPNTQQQRNAESNTSNISRKRTRVADEMAKQFSIMAKAIADVGPKIDGLVHALSTDINLTEMQQKLDSELTKMEFLSPMDLFKVTNFLAKEHDLLRVFFNMSDERKSAYVTTLLQTWMHNDI, encoded by the exons ATGATGTTGGCTTGTGAGAAAAGTGCGTATGACGAGGCTACGAAG ggtaAAAAGGATGCAAGTGGATTGTACGATAAGCCTTTTCCGCACTACCACAGTTTGGGAGAGATTTATGCAAAAGATCGTGCTATGGGTGCAAATGCTGGTAACGCTGATGACGATGAAGAAGAAGTTAGACTTGAAGATGCCAATGTCAATCAACATGAAGGTGAGGATGAAAGTGGAAATGACTTTGATACTTCTTTCTCAGTACCAAATACCCAACAACAAAGGAATGCAGAAAGTAACACATCAAACATTAGTCGCAAAAGGACAAGAGTAGCGGATGAAATGGCCAAGCAATTCTCTATTATGGCTAAAGCTATAGCCGATGTGGGACCTAAGATTGATGGTCTAGTTCATGCACTGTCAACCGATATAAATCTGACCGAAATGCAACAAAAACTTGACAGTGAGTTGACCAAAATGGAGTTTTTGTCTCCCATGGATTTATTTAAAGTCACTAACTTCTTGGCCAAAGAACATGACCTTTTGAGGGTGTTTTTCAACATGTCTGATGAAAGGAAGAGTGCATATGTGACTACTTTGTTGCAGACTTGGATGCATAACGACATCTAA
- the LOC126587008 gene encoding MADS-box protein FBP24-like isoform X2 gives MGRGKITISRIENKTTRQVTFAKRRAGLIKKTHELSVLCDAQIGLFIFSSTGKMFQYCSEASSVDELIQRYQVAKGIRIPQHNDTEYMNAELGKMRRETHHLELSLQRYTGEDLSCIRFEDLVELEHQLEASVNKVRARKFEVLQQQIANLLATTKRREEENEKLFHLIKAHQAAAFGHDLQAHNEAHEQLENLEMIRKSEEHRHVLDQFPFTGEEQPSSVLQLATLQPQPQFNLYPHQPAHHHPGLLDFNLSGPSIYE, from the exons ATGGGAAGGGGCAAGATAACAATTTCGAGGATAGAAAACAAAACCACAAGGCAAGTGACTTTTGCGAAACGGCGGGCAGGACTGATCAAGAAGACTCATGAGCTTTCTGTGCTATGTGATGCCCAGATTGGCCTTTTCATTTTCTCAAGCACTGGCAAGATGTTTCAGTACTGCAGTGAGGCATCAAG CGTGGATGAGCTTATTCAAAGGTACCAGGTTGCTAAAGGGATTCGAATACCGCAACACAATGACACG GAATATATGAATGCTGAGTTgggaaaaatgaggagagaaacTCACCATCTGGAATTAAGTTTGCAACGCTACACGGGCGAGGATCTAAGTTGCATTCGATTTGAAGATCTGGTGGAGCTTGAACACCAACTGGAGGCGTCTGTTAACAAGGTTCGAGCTAGGAAG TTTGAGGTCTTGCAACAGCAGATAGCCAATCTTCTTGCGACG ACCAAAAGACGggaggaagaaaatgagaaactATTCCATCTG ATTAAGGCGCATCAGGCAGCAGCATTTGGTCATGATCTGCAGGCGCATAATGAGGCTCACGAGCAGTTGGAGAATCTGGAGATGATACGGAAATCTGAGGAGCACCGACACGTGCTCGATCAATTCCCATTTACAGGTGAAGAACAACCAAGCAGTGTACTTCAGCTAGCTACTTTGCAGCCTCAGCCTCAGTTCAACCTTTACCCTCACCAGCCTGCTCATCATCATCCCGGCCTTCTCGATTTCAACCTCAGCGGCCCCTCTATATACG AGTGA
- the LOC126586825 gene encoding uncharacterized protein LOC126586825 gives MDLAPEELQFLTIPDIFRESTSIPKQSPKTFYLITLTLIFPLSFAILAHSLFTHPLLNQLQASSTDPAQLHHKWSLLLLFQFCYLIFLFAFSLLSTAAVVFTAASLYTSKPVSFSNTLSAIPKVFKRLFITFLWVSLLMVCYNFVFVGFLILLILAIDTHNPFLLLFSAIVIFLLFLVVHVYITALWHLASVVSVLEPVYGFAAMKKSYELLKGKVGMAFVLVFGYLTLCAVIGAVFGSVVVHGGEDYGVFVRIVVGGFLVGVLVIVNLVGLLLQSVFYYVCKSYHHQEIDKSALHDHLGGYLGEYVPLKSSIQMENLDV, from the coding sequence ATGGATCTGGCGCCGGAGGAGCTCCAATTTCTGACCATCCCAGACATCTTCAGAGAATCCACCTCCATCCCCAAACAGTCCCCCAAAACCTTCTACCTcataaccctaaccctaattttcCCTCTCTCCTTCGCCATCCTCGCCCATTCCCTCTTCACCCACCCCCTCCTCAACCAGCTCCAAGCCTCCTCCACCGACCCCGCCCAGCTCCACCACAAATggtccctcctcctcctcttccaatTCTGCTACCTCATCTTCCTCTTCGCCTTCTCCCTCCTCTCCACCGCCGCCGTCGTCTTCACCGCCGCCTCCCTCTACACCTCCAAACCCGTCTCCTTCTCCAACACCCTCTCCGCCATCCCCAAAGTCTTCAAGCGCCTCTTCATCACTTTCCTCTGGGTCTCCCTCCTCATGGTCTGCTACAATTTCGTCTTCGTCggcttcctcatcctcctcatcCTCGCCATCGATACCCATAACCCCTTTCTCCTCCTCTTCTCCGCCATTGtcatcttcctcctcttcctcgtcGTCCATGTCTACATCACCGCCCTCTGGCACTTGGCCAGCGTCGTCTCCGTCCTCGAGCCCGTCTACGGGTTCGCCGCCATGAAGAAGAGCTATGAGCTCCTTAAAGGGAAGGTTGGGATGGCCTTCGTCCTCGTTTTCGGCTACTTGACCCTCTGCGCGGTCATCGGTGCCGTTTTCGGGTCGGTGGTGGTTCACGGCGGGGAGGATTATGGGGTTTTTGTGAGGATTGTGGTTGGTGGGTTTTTGGTGGGTGTGCTGGTGATTGTGAATTTGGTTGGATTGCTATTGCAGAGTGTGTTTTACTATGTCTGCAAGAGTTATCATCACCAGGAGATTGACAAGAGCGCCTTGCACGATCATCTCGGCGGCTATCTTGGAGAGTATGTGCCTCTCAAGAGCAGCATTCAGATGGAAAACTTGGATGTCTGA
- the LOC126585225 gene encoding protein ALP1-like isoform X2, translating into MQFIYVFPGWEGSASDSRVLHDAISRPNGFKVPAGCYYLVDGGYTNGEGFLAPYRGIPYHLSEWEGRTPSNKEEYFNMKHSKARNVIERCFGLLKGRWSILRSPSFYPIRTQGRIITACCLLHNLIRQEMSVDPMENLPIIEDGQNTEEGEYVGSVQTSGQWTAMRNDMAQEMYNEWRAIRNQQPN; encoded by the exons atgcagttcatatatgtgtttccggGGTGGGAGGGTTCCGCATCAGACTCTAGAGTGCTACATGATGCGATTAGTAGgcctaatggttttaaggtaccagcgg gttgttattaccttgtagatggtggttatacaaatggtgaaggattccttgcaccctatagaggaataccttatcatttatctgaatgggagggacgaacaccttctaataaggaagaatattttaacatgaagcattctaaggcaaggaatgtaattgaacgctgttttggcttgctaaaaggaaggtggtcgatactaaggagtccatctttctatccgataaggacacaaggtcgaataattaccgcttgttgcctactacacaatcttattaggcaagagatgtcagtagatccaatggagaatttgccaataatagaagatggacaaaatacagaagaaggtgaatatgttggtagtgTTCAAACATCGGGCCAGTGGACTGCAATGAGGAATGATATGGCTCAGGAAATGTATAAtgagtggagagcaattaggaaccagcaaccgaactag
- the LOC126587008 gene encoding MADS-box protein defh21-like isoform X1: MGRGKITISRIENKTTRQVTFAKRRAGLIKKTHELSVLCDAQIGLFIFSSTGKMFQYCSEASSVDELIQRYQVAKGIRIPQHNDTVYAPGDYEYMNAELGKMRRETHHLELSLQRYTGEDLSCIRFEDLVELEHQLEASVNKVRARKFEVLQQQIANLLATTKRREEENEKLFHLIKAHQAAAFGHDLQAHNEAHEQLENLEMIRKSEEHRHVLDQFPFTGEEQPSSVLQLATLQPQPQFNLYPHQPAHHHPGLLDFNLSGPSIYE, from the exons ATGGGAAGGGGCAAGATAACAATTTCGAGGATAGAAAACAAAACCACAAGGCAAGTGACTTTTGCGAAACGGCGGGCAGGACTGATCAAGAAGACTCATGAGCTTTCTGTGCTATGTGATGCCCAGATTGGCCTTTTCATTTTCTCAAGCACTGGCAAGATGTTTCAGTACTGCAGTGAGGCATCAAG CGTGGATGAGCTTATTCAAAGGTACCAGGTTGCTAAAGGGATTCGAATACCGCAACACAATGACACGGTATATGCACCCGGTGATTAT GAATATATGAATGCTGAGTTgggaaaaatgaggagagaaacTCACCATCTGGAATTAAGTTTGCAACGCTACACGGGCGAGGATCTAAGTTGCATTCGATTTGAAGATCTGGTGGAGCTTGAACACCAACTGGAGGCGTCTGTTAACAAGGTTCGAGCTAGGAAG TTTGAGGTCTTGCAACAGCAGATAGCCAATCTTCTTGCGACG ACCAAAAGACGggaggaagaaaatgagaaactATTCCATCTG ATTAAGGCGCATCAGGCAGCAGCATTTGGTCATGATCTGCAGGCGCATAATGAGGCTCACGAGCAGTTGGAGAATCTGGAGATGATACGGAAATCTGAGGAGCACCGACACGTGCTCGATCAATTCCCATTTACAGGTGAAGAACAACCAAGCAGTGTACTTCAGCTAGCTACTTTGCAGCCTCAGCCTCAGTTCAACCTTTACCCTCACCAGCCTGCTCATCATCATCCCGGCCTTCTCGATTTCAACCTCAGCGGCCCCTCTATATACG AGTGA
- the LOC126585685 gene encoding probable arabinosyltransferase ARAD1, with product MNSELRSSKAKRTAKPSSPSSTNSPHARRRRQILTQFLSMARKSSLLKQSLATIVGVLVLYAFLSTFLTPAATSKLENAFPSFSSAASNSISNEFVSRENQLNFPGKPVRVYLYDLPKRFTYGVIKHHSLARGGRPDDDVLKLKYPGHQHMGEWYLFQDLLKPDSERVGSPVENILDPEEADLFYVPFFSSLSLIVNQARPASGSEKPLYSDEENQVALIEWLEAQEYWKRNNGRDHVIMASDPNALYKVIDRVKNCVLLVCDFGRLKEDQGSLVKDVIVPYSHRINTYTGDISVENRNTLLFFMGNRFRKEGGKIRDLLFQLLENEEDVIVKHGTQSRVSRRAATQGMHMSKFCLNPAGDTPSACRLFDSIVSMCVPVIISDSIELPFEDVIDYRRIAIFVESNAALKPGFLVSMLRGIPTERILEYQTELNEVKHYFQYGEPNGTVNEIWRQIAQKLPFIKLTINRNRRLVKRDSNVRDCSCLCSNQTGIITSL from the exons ATGAATAGTGAGCTCCGATCCAGCAAAGCCAAGAGGACTGCCAAACCCTCCTCTCCTTCTTCCACCAACTCCCCCCATGCCCGCCGCCGCCGCCAAATCCTAACCCAATTCCTCTCAATGGCGCGAAAATCCTCGCTCCTCAAGCAATCCCTCGCCACCATCGTCGGCGTCCTCGTCCTCTACGCCTTCCTCAGCACCTTCCTCACTCCCGCCGCCACTTCCAAGCTCGAGAACGCCTTCCCCTCCTTCTCCTCCGCCGCTTCCAATTCGATCTCCAACGAGTTTGTGTCCCGGGAAAATCAGCTTAATTTTCCCGGAAAGCCCGTCAGAGTGTATCTCTACGATCTCCCGAAGCGGTTCACTTACGGAGTCATCAAGCATCACTCGTTGGCCCGCGGCGGCCGGCCTGACGACGACGTTTTGAAGCTCAAGTACCCCGGTCACCAGCACATGGGCGAGTGGTACCTGTTCCAGGACCTGCTCAAACCCGATTCGGAACGGGTCGGGTCTCCAGTCGAGAATATATTGGATCCGGAAGAAGCAGACTTGTTCTACGTGCCGTTCTTCTCGTCATTGAGCCTGATTGTTAACCAGGCCCGACCGGCCTCCGGGTCGGAGAAGCCGTTGTACAGCGACGAGGAGAATCAGGTGGCGTTGATTGAGTGGCTGGAGGCGCAGGAGTACTGGAAGAGGAACAATGGCCGAGACCATGTGATCATGGCTTCGGACCCCAATGCTCTGTACAAAGTGATTGACAGAGTGAAAAACTGTGTGTTGCTTGTTTGCGATTTCGGGCGGTTGAAGGAGGACCAAGGATCGCTTGTGAAGGACGTGATCGTGCCTTACTCTCACCGCATCAACACTTACACCGGGGATATCAGCGTCGAAAATCGCAACACCTTGTTGTTCTTCATGGGCAACCGCTTCCGAAAAGAG GGCGGAAAGATACGTGATTTACTTTTCCAATTACTTGAAAATGAAGAGGATGTTATAGTAAAGCATGGAACACAATCCAGAGTGAGTCGACGGGCTGCTACACAGGGGATGCATATGTCGAAGTTCTGTTTGAATCCTGCTGGTGATACTCCATCAGCCTGCCGACTTTTTGATTCTATAGTTAGCATGTGCGTGCCTGTGATAATCAGCGATAGCATTGAGCTGCCCTTCGAAGATGTGATAGACTACAGAAGGATAGCAATATTTGTAGAATCCAATGCAGCTTTAAAGCCAGGATTCTTAGTCTCAATGCTGAGAGGAATCCCCACTGAGAGAATTCTGGAATACCAGACAGAGCTGAATGAG GTGAAGCATTATTTTCAATATGGAGAACCAAATGGAACAGTAAATGAAATCTGGCGCCAGATCGCACAGAAGCTCCCTTTTATCAAATTGACAATCAACCGCAACAGGCGACTTGTCAAGAGGGATTCGAATGTGCGAGACTGCTCTTGTCTCTGCTCAAACCAGACCGGGATTATAACTAGCCTATGA
- the LOC126585225 gene encoding protein ANTAGONIST OF LIKE HETEROCHROMATIN PROTEIN 1-like isoform X1 codes for MKTFFFQRHLYICCLGLMKSFFFSTPPVYLLPRVNENFFFSTPPVYLLPRVNENFFFSTPPVYLLPRVNDLVNLFIVFFFVWIDMDRRKLLLILLLEMSYLETICICTILVVMMLRGKQRHVERPTLTNRSLIRREISLCYLNGIIGNTDTECVNELRMDRRTFGILCDLLRQDGRVKTDGLVSEEEQVCMTLQILAHHTKNRSVGGRFYRSGETISRYFNSVLQGILRLQGTLLKVPQPVPIDSTDARWRCFKNCLGALDGTHIDVHVPEIDKPRYRTRKGRVATNVLGVCSGDMQFIYVFPGWEGSASDSRVLHDAISRPNGFKVPAGCYYLVDGGYTNGEGFLAPYRGIPYHLSEWEGRTPSNKEEYFNMKHSKARNVIERCFGLLKGRWSILRSPSFYPIRTQGRIITACCLLHNLIRQEMSVDPMENLPIIEDGQNTEEGEYVGSVQTSGQWTAMRNDMAQEMYNEWRAIRNQQPN; via the exons atgaaaacttttttttttcaacgccacctgtatatttgttgcctcgggttaatgaaaagtttttttttttcaacgccacctgtatatttgttgcctcgggttaatgaaaacttttttttttcaacgccacctgtatatttgttgcctcgggttaatgaaaacttttttttttcaacgccacctgtatatttgttgcctcgggttaatgatttagttaatttgtttattgtttttttttttgtttggatagatatggatcgaaggaagcttttattgatcttattgttagagatgtcttatttggagacaatttgtatttgtacgattcttgtggtgatgatgctacgtggcaaacagagacatgttgaacgacccacattgactaaccgttcacttattagacgagagattagtttgtgttatctgaatggtataatagggaatactgatactgaatgtgttaacgaattgagaatggatagaaGGACTTTTGGCATATTATGCGACTTACTTCGTCAAGATGGGAGGGTAAAAACTGATGGTTTGGTGTCTGAAGAGGAACAggtgtgtatgactttacaaatattagcacatcatactaagaatcgtagtgttggcggtagattttataggtcgggagagactataagtaggtatttcaatagcgtattgcaaggaattttgcgattacaaggtaccctactaaaagtcccccagcctgtgcctattgattctacagatgctaggtggcgatgttttaag aattgcttgggagcattggatggaacacacattgatgtgcatgtacctgaaattgacaaaccaagataccgaacaagaaagggtcgagtcgcaactaatgtgttaggtgtgtgttcaggagatatgcagttcatatatgtgtttccggGGTGGGAGGGTTCCGCATCAGACTCTAGAGTGCTACATGATGCGATTAGTAGgcctaatggttttaaggtaccagcgg gttgttattaccttgtagatggtggttatacaaatggtgaaggattccttgcaccctatagaggaataccttatcatttatctgaatgggagggacgaacaccttctaataaggaagaatattttaacatgaagcattctaaggcaaggaatgtaattgaacgctgttttggcttgctaaaaggaaggtggtcgatactaaggagtccatctttctatccgataaggacacaaggtcgaataattaccgcttgttgcctactacacaatcttattaggcaagagatgtcagtagatccaatggagaatttgccaataatagaagatggacaaaatacagaagaaggtgaatatgttggtagtgTTCAAACATCGGGCCAGTGGACTGCAATGAGGAATGATATGGCTCAGGAAATGTATAAtgagtggagagcaattaggaaccagcaaccgaactag
- the LOC126585226 gene encoding uncharacterized protein LOC126585226, with translation MVVDMINTSGFAWNDVKKCVEVDSDDAWQTYVQRNKEADGWRSKPFPLFDRFAYIFGKDRATGNVAETPAQMVEEQSHDHVGESDIGGENFVSSMNQQSQQSTPSENSQRKRKKAVGSSSDGTEAIISGLKDFYVESGKRMQMVTEALVQGTADHTDIANELEAMGLSLMDQIDALSLILDKPKNVGVFRAIKPELKKVFVQRLLSDNASG, from the exons atggtcgttgacatgataaacacaagtggatttgcatggaatgatgtcaaaaagtgcgttgaagttgacagtgatgacgcatggcaaacttatgtgcag agaaataaagaagccgatggatggagaagcaaaccttttccactgtttgatagatttgcatatatatttggaaaagatcgggctacgggtaatgtagccgaaacccctgctcaaatggtggaggaacaaagtcatgatcatgttggtgaaagtgatattggaggtgaaaattttgtttcttcaatgaaccaacaaagccaacaaagcaccccatctgaaaatagccaaagaaagaggaaaaaagctgtgggaagttcaagtgatggaaccgaggcaattatcagtggactgaaagatttttatgttgaaagtgggaagaggatgcaaatggtaactgaagctttagttcaaggtactgcagatcatactgacatagctaatgaacttgaagcaatgggtctctctcttatggatcaaattgatgcattgtctcttattttggataaaccaaaaaatgtgggagtgttcagggcaatcaaaccggaactcaagaaagtgttcgtccaaaggcttttaagcgacaacgcaagcggatga